From Microcystis aeruginosa NIES-2549, a single genomic window includes:
- a CDS encoding ribonuclease HII yields MSAEPLIAGVDEVGRGALFGPVVAAVVVTVPSGFPQLWELGVKDSKQLSPQKRQKLSQQIQRDFVCRIGYATVKEIDRLNIFHASLLAMSRAIGKLPLSPNLCLLDGRHIIKDLSIPQKAVIRGDQQSPVIAAASIVAKVWRDDLITRWHGRYPNYGLSRHKGYGTAQHLEAIGNYGLTSQHRRSFSPCQH; encoded by the coding sequence ATGAGTGCAGAACCCTTAATTGCCGGTGTCGATGAAGTGGGGCGCGGGGCTTTATTTGGCCCCGTGGTGGCGGCGGTAGTGGTCACTGTCCCCTCTGGTTTTCCGCAGCTGTGGGAGTTGGGGGTGAAGGATAGTAAGCAACTTAGCCCCCAAAAACGGCAAAAATTGAGCCAGCAAATACAACGGGATTTTGTTTGTCGCATCGGTTATGCTACGGTTAAAGAGATCGATCGCTTGAATATTTTTCATGCTTCCCTACTGGCAATGAGCAGAGCTATCGGGAAATTACCCCTTTCCCCCAATCTCTGCTTGCTCGATGGTAGGCACATTATTAAAGATTTGTCAATCCCCCAAAAGGCGGTAATTCGGGGAGATCAACAATCGCCAGTAATTGCGGCAGCTAGTATCGTGGCGAAAGTCTGGCGCGATGACTTAATTACTCGTTGGCACGGACGCTATCCCAATTATGGACTCTCTCGTCACAAGGGTTATGGCACTGCTCAACACCTAGAAGCGATTGGCAACTATGGACTTACTTCTCAGCACCGGCGCTCTTTTAGTCCCTGTCAACATTAA
- a CDS encoding Rne/Rng family ribonuclease, with the protein MPKQIIIAEQHHIAAVFWEDQIQELVVATGNQQVADIYLGLVENVIPGIDAAFVNIGDAERNGFIHVTDLGPLRLKKTAGAITELLAPQQKVLVQVMKEPTGNKGPRLTGNVTLPGRYLVLMPNGRGVNLSRRIRSEDERSRLRALGILVKPAGMGLLVRTEAEGKAEEAIIEDLEFLQKQWENIQQMAVSSRAPALLNRDDDFIQRVLRDMYSADVNRIVVDNPVAVKRVKQQLTNWGGGKALEGVYIDSHRETQPILDYFRVNAAIREALKPRVDLPSGGYIIIEPTEALTVIDVNSGSFTRSATARETVLWTNSEAATEIARQLRLRNIGGVVVVDFIDMDSRRDQLKLLELFNKALKSDKARPQIAQLSELGLVELTRKRQGKNIYELFGKTCDHCGGLGHLAHLPGEGNAIALETATVSRAEKETFVVAPTNTKVLPDKSAPSVAAAEPYLEVFPEFEAEENAQGMDLSFHPNYQEQVNNSRRRRRRRPSELLLKEERSEKASTNGVNNEIEPESEPQRLEEKRERPARLSKRGEDASAGKNIPVAERERVSVEMTPVEQEVYSLMGISPLILVDKEFKDPKSVIVSVKLAGERKAENPETPATPEISLTPTPEAEDTAATAPIEATETGEEAENRPLVRRRRRSTTSEVSQEIDQEASPPVTFSPEPIAPETPVFLGEVIPLETPVSDEVTEDRQIEAETMVLRRRRRRSSATADES; encoded by the coding sequence ATGCCAAAACAAATAATCATAGCCGAACAACACCATATAGCGGCTGTTTTTTGGGAAGATCAAATTCAGGAATTAGTTGTAGCCACAGGTAATCAGCAGGTGGCCGACATCTATCTAGGATTAGTAGAAAATGTCATCCCTGGGATAGATGCGGCCTTTGTCAATATTGGCGATGCGGAACGCAATGGCTTTATCCATGTCACCGACCTGGGCCCCTTAAGACTGAAAAAAACTGCCGGTGCTATCACCGAATTACTGGCCCCCCAGCAAAAAGTGCTGGTACAGGTAATGAAAGAACCCACCGGCAACAAGGGACCGCGGCTAACGGGAAATGTCACTCTCCCGGGCCGTTATCTGGTATTGATGCCCAATGGTCGCGGGGTGAATCTTTCCCGTCGCATTCGCAGTGAAGATGAGCGCTCCCGTTTACGAGCTTTAGGGATTTTGGTCAAACCGGCGGGGATGGGTTTGCTGGTACGCACCGAGGCCGAAGGCAAAGCGGAAGAAGCGATTATCGAGGATTTGGAATTTCTGCAAAAACAGTGGGAGAATATCCAACAGATGGCCGTCAGCAGCCGCGCCCCGGCCCTGCTGAACCGCGATGATGACTTTATTCAAAGGGTTTTGCGGGATATGTACAGTGCCGATGTCAATCGCATTGTTGTGGATAACCCGGTGGCGGTAAAACGAGTTAAACAACAATTGACGAACTGGGGCGGCGGCAAAGCTCTCGAAGGGGTTTATATCGACTCCCATCGGGAAACCCAGCCAATTCTCGACTATTTCCGGGTTAACGCCGCCATTCGCGAGGCCCTGAAACCCCGGGTTGATTTACCCTCCGGCGGCTACATTATCATCGAACCGACGGAAGCTTTAACGGTAATTGATGTTAACTCCGGTTCCTTTACCCGTTCGGCCACGGCCCGAGAAACCGTACTCTGGACTAATAGCGAGGCCGCCACAGAAATCGCCCGACAACTGCGCTTGAGAAATATCGGCGGTGTGGTGGTGGTGGACTTCATCGATATGGATTCCCGTCGCGACCAGTTGAAACTACTGGAATTGTTTAATAAGGCCCTGAAAAGTGACAAGGCCCGGCCCCAGATTGCCCAATTATCGGAATTGGGGTTAGTGGAATTAACTCGTAAGCGTCAAGGGAAAAACATTTATGAATTATTCGGCAAAACCTGTGACCATTGCGGCGGACTAGGCCATTTAGCCCATCTACCCGGAGAAGGCAACGCCATCGCCCTGGAAACCGCCACCGTTAGCCGTGCGGAAAAAGAAACCTTTGTCGTTGCGCCGACTAATACAAAAGTTCTGCCCGATAAGAGCGCTCCTAGCGTTGCCGCTGCCGAACCCTATCTAGAAGTTTTCCCCGAATTTGAGGCCGAAGAAAACGCCCAAGGAATGGATCTTTCCTTCCATCCCAACTATCAAGAACAGGTTAATAATTCTCGCCGTCGCCGTCGTCGTCGTCCCTCGGAACTGTTACTCAAAGAGGAACGGAGCGAAAAAGCCTCTACTAACGGTGTTAACAACGAAATCGAGCCGGAATCAGAACCCCAACGCCTTGAGGAAAAACGAGAACGCCCCGCCCGTCTATCGAAACGGGGAGAAGATGCCAGTGCGGGCAAAAATATCCCCGTCGCCGAACGGGAAAGGGTTTCCGTGGAAATGACCCCCGTAGAACAGGAAGTTTATTCTTTAATGGGCATTTCACCCCTGATTCTGGTGGATAAGGAGTTTAAAGACCCGAAATCGGTGATTGTTTCCGTGAAACTGGCAGGGGAAAGAAAAGCGGAAAACCCAGAAACGCCTGCCACTCCTGAAATATCCTTGACTCCCACCCCAGAAGCCGAGGACACAGCCGCCACTGCCCCAATAGAGGCGACGGAAACCGGCGAGGAAGCCGAAAATCGTCCCTTGGTGCGCCGTCGTCGTCGTTCCACCACTAGCGAAGTTAGTCAGGAAATCGACCAAGAAGCTAGTCCGCCAGTGACTTTTAGCCCCGAACCGATTGCGCCCGAAACTCCAGTTTTTCTGGGTGAAGTCATTCCTTTAGAGACCCCGGTGAGCGACGAGGTGACAGAAGACCGACAAATAGAGGCTGAAACCATGGTGCTGCGTCGTCGTCGTCGTCGTTCTTCCGCCACTGCCGATGAGTCATGA
- a CDS encoding DUF2232 domain-containing protein — translation MNDSNANAPAQSSQETIDETNWVDLGEEEKPLDKPTTKPIQPSPLKSIATLITVETAFLASATSLIWLIDYYFPLGPLLRVFFPIPIALAYLRWGARCAWMTALVSSLLLSVLMGPTRSIVFLIPHGLMGLQLGLCWRRGARWEFSILTGGLLGAFGLFFRFWLFSILLGENLWLYVITQATNFIDWIFTWLGILAKPTLLQVQSVAVVGIFVNSLLYLFAVHLVALLVLDRLGNPISRPPKWVQAILDYE, via the coding sequence ATGAACGATTCTAACGCTAATGCTCCCGCTCAATCCTCACAAGAGACAATAGATGAAACCAATTGGGTAGATCTGGGGGAAGAGGAGAAACCCCTAGATAAACCCACAACCAAACCTATCCAACCATCTCCTCTCAAGTCTATCGCTACCCTGATCACGGTGGAGACGGCTTTTTTGGCCAGTGCTACCAGTTTAATCTGGTTAATTGATTATTATTTTCCCCTGGGACCGTTATTAAGGGTTTTCTTCCCGATTCCTATCGCTTTAGCCTATTTACGTTGGGGCGCTCGTTGTGCTTGGATGACAGCATTAGTTTCTAGTTTACTTTTGTCGGTGTTAATGGGACCGACTCGCAGTATCGTCTTTTTGATTCCCCACGGCCTGATGGGGTTACAATTGGGGCTATGCTGGCGCCGGGGTGCGCGCTGGGAATTTTCTATCTTGACCGGGGGACTGTTGGGGGCTTTTGGTTTATTCTTTCGTTTTTGGCTGTTTTCAATTCTTTTAGGCGAAAATCTCTGGTTATATGTGATTACCCAAGCGACTAATTTTATCGATTGGATTTTCACCTGGTTAGGGATTCTCGCTAAACCGACGCTGCTGCAAGTGCAATCGGTAGCAGTTGTGGGCATATTTGTCAATAGTTTATTATACTTATTTGCCGTGCATTTAGTGGCGTTATTAGTTCTTGATCGCCTCGGTAATCCGATTTCTCGTCCGCCCAAATGGGTGCAGGCCATACTAGATTATGAGTGA
- a CDS encoding SUMF1/EgtB/PvdO family nonheme iron enzyme, which yields MLDQMMKMLEGQQIGSYRLNKFLGAGGFGGVFHASEMVRNTSVKEVAIKVIPESSDDKLIELTNSRKLEHPNLIKSYAVGEFTFLNTEMLYLVMELAQGSLENHIAKASLSADEIKNITAQVAQGLNYLHRQNKVHRDLKPGNILKVNQQYKLADFGLIRTLNNKSHTQTVHNTGTIIYMPPEAFRGDISSAWDLWSLGIMLIQMTTNQFPYKFNNDNNQLMVKVINCELQIPSLPKEFKPIIEGCLQKDRRQRWTAQQVLNALQALKKPVSPIPLIASPTPFTEKLPNRVTLEMVNLPAGEFLMGSPDSDSDAFNYEKPSHQVKVNSFAIGKYPVTQAQYQAVMGTNPSRFKNNPQNPVENVSWNDAQAFCQKLSQITGKTYRLPTEAEWEYACRAGTTTRYYFGDDANQLGNYAWYDGNSGFFRGKTHPVGQKNPNAWGLYDMSGNVWEWCEDDWHDNYIGAPKDGSAWLINNDNRSQHFKCLRGGSWCFNPAYCRSAYRYYYYRRDDDTGNFGFRVVCGAGRTL from the coding sequence ATGCTAGACCAAATGATGAAGATGTTAGAAGGGCAACAAATAGGCTCCTATCGTCTTAATAAATTTCTCGGTGCGGGTGGTTTTGGTGGTGTATTTCATGCTAGTGAAATGGTCAGAAATACATCGGTCAAAGAAGTTGCCATTAAAGTTATCCCCGAAAGTAGCGATGATAAATTAATTGAGTTAACAAATTCCAGAAAGTTAGAACATCCTAATTTAATTAAGAGTTATGCGGTGGGGGAATTTACTTTTCTCAATACTGAAATGCTTTATTTAGTGATGGAATTGGCACAGGGTAGCCTAGAAAATCACATTGCCAAAGCCAGTTTGTCAGCGGATGAGATTAAAAATATTACTGCTCAAGTCGCCCAGGGCTTAAATTATCTTCATCGACAAAATAAAGTCCATCGAGATTTAAAACCGGGTAATATCCTCAAGGTTAATCAACAATACAAGTTAGCAGATTTTGGCTTAATTAGAACCTTAAATAACAAAAGCCACACTCAAACAGTCCACAATACCGGTACAATTATTTATATGCCTCCCGAAGCCTTTAGGGGTGATATTTCCTCAGCTTGGGATCTGTGGTCATTAGGTATTATGTTAATCCAAATGACCACTAATCAATTTCCCTATAAGTTCAATAATGACAATAATCAATTAATGGTAAAGGTGATAAATTGTGAGCTACAAATCCCCAGTTTACCGAAAGAGTTTAAACCGATTATTGAAGGGTGTTTGCAAAAAGATAGAAGACAAAGATGGACAGCACAACAGGTTTTAAATGCCTTACAAGCACTCAAAAAGCCTGTTTCACCAATACCCCTAATTGCTTCACCTACTCCATTTACCGAAAAACTACCCAATCGAGTAACACTAGAGATGGTGAACTTACCAGCAGGTGAATTTCTCATGGGATCTCCTGACAGTGATTCTGATGCTTTCAATTATGAAAAGCCTTCACACCAAGTTAAAGTCAACAGTTTTGCGATTGGGAAATATCCTGTGACTCAGGCACAATATCAAGCAGTAATGGGAACCAATCCCTCTCGGTTTAAAAATAATCCGCAAAATCCGGTAGAAAATGTTAGTTGGAACGATGCTCAAGCTTTTTGTCAGAAATTGAGTCAAATAACAGGGAAAACCTATCGCCTACCGACGGAAGCGGAATGGGAATATGCTTGTCGTGCGGGGACCACTACTCGTTATTATTTCGGTGATGATGCTAATCAATTAGGAAATTACGCTTGGTATGACGGAAATTCGGGGTTCTTTCGGGGTAAAACTCATCCTGTGGGCCAGAAAAACCCCAATGCTTGGGGACTGTATGACATGAGTGGCAATGTTTGGGAATGGTGCGAAGACGATTGGCACGATAACTATATCGGAGCGCCAAAGGATGGATCGGCGTGGCTTATCAATAATGATAATCGTTCTCAGCACTTTAAGTGTCTGCGGGGCGGTTCTTGGTGCTTCAATCCCGCTTACTGCCGTTCTGCTTACCGCTACTACTACTACCGCCGCGACGACGACACCGGCAACTTCGGTTTTCGGGTGGTGTGCGGTGCTGGGAGGACTCTGTAA
- a CDS encoding CO2 hydration protein, whose amino-acid sequence MTGTLIKAKIPPSNHEFADIIYRLEAGGSMLPDTPENLMQIIGIYKAYAVPMDFYWRDLLYIAERVFLDPLPFFKYFLPQEYLDLQNHYAGDNADLRIWRGTGSAHPELLEFMDKDKTRKMPRLIHHLWHDRVNMEFAEACMQAMLWHGRDMGWGLFDAYLDSEEYRQNADRAIKAYFKKNPVMMKLYDLFPDMFLEQVRMMSYYSNLGLFWEVMAPVFFEMSDIYDEGGFKGVPDAMNFLVNGIFAIAGRPIYHHVYIDGQCYEIIPKSKAFTWLYEAALPYVEAVFYRTAPFRGTKSYNAQAKQVPDEQKDFHYGILYADVFPVGTAGIPPTLLMDDMYHFLPQYLIDYYQQNCRGEDDILIQLGISFQRSMYNVTSAVIQALRTALLYPLDDPNPKHLLKNRQFFEAQMDRFKRPEARLRDIQSPNYR is encoded by the coding sequence ATGACTGGGACATTAATCAAAGCCAAAATTCCCCCTTCTAATCACGAATTCGCCGACATTATCTATCGTTTAGAAGCGGGTGGATCCATGTTGCCGGATACTCCCGAAAACCTGATGCAAATTATCGGCATTTATAAAGCTTATGCCGTGCCGATGGATTTTTATTGGCGAGATCTGCTCTATATTGCCGAACGAGTTTTCCTCGATCCTTTGCCCTTTTTTAAATATTTTCTGCCCCAAGAATACCTAGACCTACAAAATCATTACGCTGGCGATAATGCCGATTTACGCATCTGGCGCGGTACGGGTTCCGCTCACCCTGAATTGTTAGAATTCATGGATAAAGATAAAACCCGAAAAATGCCCAGATTAATCCATCACCTCTGGCATGACCGCGTTAATATGGAATTTGCCGAAGCTTGTATGCAAGCCATGTTATGGCATGGCCGCGATATGGGTTGGGGTTTATTTGATGCCTATCTTGATTCAGAAGAATATCGCCAAAATGCCGACCGCGCTATTAAGGCCTATTTCAAGAAAAATCCCGTCATGATGAAACTTTATGACCTGTTCCCCGATATGTTTTTGGAACAGGTGCGGATGATGTCCTACTACTCTAATTTAGGACTATTCTGGGAAGTGATGGCCCCGGTATTTTTCGAGATGTCCGATATCTACGATGAAGGAGGGTTTAAAGGTGTTCCTGATGCCATGAATTTCCTCGTTAATGGTATTTTTGCCATCGCTGGCCGGCCGATTTATCATCACGTTTATATTGATGGTCAATGCTACGAAATTATCCCCAAATCAAAGGCTTTTACTTGGCTTTATGAAGCGGCTTTACCCTATGTGGAAGCGGTCTTTTATCGTACTGCTCCCTTCCGGGGTACAAAGTCCTATAATGCCCAAGCAAAACAGGTTCCTGACGAACAAAAAGACTTTCACTATGGCATTCTTTATGCGGATGTTTTCCCCGTGGGTACTGCGGGAATTCCGCCGACGTTGTTAATGGATGATATGTATCATTTTTTACCCCAATATCTGATTGATTACTATCAGCAAAACTGCCGGGGGGAAGATGATATTTTGATTCAATTGGGGATTAGTTTCCAGCGCTCGATGTATAATGTCACTTCAGCAGTTATTCAAGCTCTACGCACTGCTTTACTCTATCCCCTCGACGATCCTAATCCCAAACATTTACTTAAAAATCGTCAATTCTTTGAGGCACAAATGGACAGATTTAAACGTCCCGAAGCGCGTCTTAGAGATATCCAAAGTCCTAATTATCGTTAA
- a CDS encoding NADH-quinone oxidoreductase subunit M, whose product MLSTLLWLPILGAIIVGLFPDKFAPAKLRQITLFFVAAVFLWSLYLLTQYNLTSNGFQFSEYREWAKPIGLSYNLGVDGLSLPLIILNCFLTGIAIYSTEEKVERPRLYYILILLINAGVSGALMAKNLLLFIVFYELELIPFYLMIAIWGGEKRGYASIKFLLYTAVSGLLVLAAFLGIGFLNGGTFDYSSLSTADFSQKTQLLLLTLLLVGFGIKIPLVPLHTWLPDAYTEASPATAILLGGILAKLGTYGLVRFGLQLFPETWSLIAPGLAIIGVISVIYGALSAIAQKDIKRMVAYSSIGHMGYILVAAAAGTGLSVLGAVAQMISHGLILALLFYLVGIVERKAGTRDLDVLNGLMNPIRGLPLVSALLILAGMASAGIPGLVGFVAEFIVFQGSFSRFPVQTVLCIIASGLTAVYFVILLNRTCFGKLDNKLAYYPKVLKSETIPAFVLMVLIVFLGIQPNYLVRWIEPTTNSMVASLSGEAKPSFVFKKSPQKSSKTNWLNRGKYLSNS is encoded by the coding sequence ATGCTCAGTACCCTGCTTTGGTTGCCAATACTTGGAGCAATTATCGTCGGTCTTTTCCCCGATAAATTTGCCCCAGCAAAATTACGTCAAATTACCCTCTTTTTTGTTGCCGCCGTCTTCTTGTGGTCTTTATATCTGCTGACCCAATATAACTTAACCAGTAATGGCTTTCAATTTTCTGAATACCGCGAATGGGCAAAACCAATCGGTTTAAGTTATAACCTCGGAGTCGATGGTTTGTCCTTACCGTTAATTATTTTAAACTGTTTCTTGACAGGAATAGCTATCTATAGTACCGAAGAAAAAGTAGAGCGTCCCCGACTTTATTACATCCTAATCCTCCTGATTAACGCCGGGGTTTCTGGGGCATTAATGGCTAAAAACCTGCTGCTGTTCATCGTTTTCTATGAACTAGAATTAATCCCCTTTTATCTGATGATTGCTATCTGGGGAGGCGAAAAACGTGGCTATGCTTCGATTAAATTTCTTCTCTACACTGCTGTCTCCGGGTTATTAGTCCTAGCGGCATTTTTAGGCATAGGTTTTCTCAACGGTGGTACTTTTGACTATTCCTCCCTCTCCACCGCCGATTTCTCCCAAAAAACCCAATTACTGCTCTTAACTCTGCTGTTAGTGGGATTTGGCATCAAAATCCCCCTCGTACCTCTCCATACTTGGCTACCGGATGCCTACACGGAAGCTTCCCCCGCTACAGCCATTTTACTAGGTGGTATCCTCGCTAAACTCGGTACTTATGGCTTAGTTCGCTTTGGTCTGCAATTATTCCCAGAAACTTGGTCTTTAATCGCCCCCGGACTGGCAATTATCGGCGTTATTAGCGTTATTTACGGGGCCTTGAGCGCTATTGCCCAAAAAGACATTAAACGCATGGTGGCCTACAGTTCGATCGGTCACATGGGCTATATACTGGTAGCAGCCGCCGCCGGCACGGGTTTAAGCGTCCTTGGTGCCGTCGCGCAAATGATTAGCCACGGTCTTATTCTCGCCCTCTTATTCTATCTGGTGGGCATCGTCGAACGCAAAGCCGGAACTAGAGATTTAGACGTTTTAAACGGTTTAATGAACCCAATTCGCGGTTTACCCCTGGTTAGCGCCCTATTAATTCTCGCCGGTATGGCCAGCGCCGGGATTCCCGGATTAGTGGGATTTGTGGCGGAATTTATCGTTTTTCAGGGTAGTTTCTCCCGTTTTCCCGTGCAGACGGTTCTCTGTATCATCGCTTCCGGTTTAACGGCGGTTTACTTTGTTATCCTGCTTAATCGCACCTGTTTTGGTAAATTGGATAATAAACTTGCCTACTATCCCAAAGTCCTGAAATCGGAAACTATCCCCGCTTTTGTCCTAATGGTATTAATCGTCTTTTTAGGTATTCAACCCAATTATTTAGTCCGTTGGATTGAACCCACCACTAACTCGATGGTTGCCAGCTTATCGGGAGAAGCAAAACCTAGTTTTGTCTTCAAAAAATCTCCGCAAAAGTCCTCAAAAACCAACTGGTTGAATCGGGGTAAATATTTGAGTAATAGTTAG
- a CDS encoding carbonic anhydrase, whose translation MFNTSRRQLIRYGGGFLGTSLTASVLGSQLSKTNAQTAVNSQPWLTAQNQGLNPDQALTMLMEGNQRFWERRKKSPNRDQARLTEVAESQAPFAAILGCADSRVPAEIVFDQGLGDLFVCRVAGNLATSEEIGSLEFGTLVLGAKVIVVLGHSRCGAVKATIEGGRFPGQIGRLIDGLQVGVDRSEKQPGSDKLERAIKSNVVYQVEKLGKSPVMGDLVDKKQLKIVGAYYDLDTGKVNLI comes from the coding sequence ATGTTCAATACCTCTCGTCGCCAATTAATTCGTTATGGGGGTGGTTTTTTGGGAACCAGTCTAACCGCCTCTGTTTTGGGTTCTCAGTTGTCCAAAACTAACGCCCAAACTGCTGTTAATTCCCAGCCATGGCTAACCGCTCAAAATCAAGGATTGAACCCAGACCAGGCCTTAACTATGCTCATGGAAGGCAATCAACGTTTCTGGGAACGAAGAAAAAAAAGTCCTAACCGCGATCAAGCTCGACTCACAGAAGTGGCCGAAAGTCAAGCCCCTTTTGCGGCAATTTTGGGCTGTGCCGATTCTCGCGTGCCGGCAGAAATTGTTTTTGATCAAGGATTAGGAGATCTATTTGTTTGTCGGGTAGCGGGAAATTTAGCCACTTCCGAAGAAATTGGTAGCCTCGAATTCGGCACGTTGGTGTTAGGAGCTAAGGTAATTGTTGTCCTCGGCCATTCTCGTTGTGGAGCGGTAAAAGCCACCATTGAAGGGGGTCGTTTTCCCGGACAAATCGGTCGTTTAATCGATGGCCTACAGGTGGGAGTTGATCGGTCTGAAAAACAACCCGGTTCCGACAAACTTGAGCGAGCCATTAAATCCAATGTTGTCTATCAAGTAGAGAAATTAGGCAAGTCCCCGGTCATGGGTGATTTAGTAGATAAAAAACAATTAAAAATTGTTGGAGCCTACTACGATCTCGATACCGGCAAAGTGAATTTAATTTAG
- a CDS encoding NAD(P)H-quinone oxidoreductase subunit F: MFESFSQTIWLVPLYAFAGALLALPWSPGIIRQTGPRPAGYLNLIMTCWAFLHSLFALLAVWGRPPQSIAFNWLNAADLSISLDVQISAVNIGALLLITGLNLAAQVYAIAYLEMDWGWARFYSLVALFEGGMCALVICNSLFFSYCVLEVLTLGTYLLIGFWFNQSLVVTGARDAFLTKRIGDLILLMGVVALLPLAGTWNFDQLAEWAATADLNPNVANLLCLALIAGPMGKCAQFPLHLWLDEAMEGPMPATILRNTVVVSTGAWLLVKLEPVLQLSSLTLQVMIIVGSVTAIGAGLIAIAQIDVKRSLSYSVSAYMGLIFIAVATGQTETALVLLFTYAIAMSLLVMVVGNIVWNNISQDLSQYGGLWSRRPVSGICYLVGAASLVALPPFGGFWSLARMGDRLAEVSGLLLLVLLLVNALTAFSVTREFCVFFGGKIKPMTLRSPEALWPLVIPMTVTMGFALHLPILLAQWHLLPSNLNLGVAFLLVLSTAGGVIPAAYIYLNENISKPIVFQPKALQDFFANDLYTAQLYKVTIVFVVGLISQIINWIDTFLVDGIVNLVGLATVFGGQSLKYNVSGQTQFYFLSIILGVALIGIIICWPLLAQISLVFS; the protein is encoded by the coding sequence ATGTTCGAGTCCTTCAGCCAGACTATCTGGTTGGTACCTCTTTATGCCTTCGCCGGCGCACTTCTCGCTCTACCCTGGTCTCCCGGTATTATCCGGCAAACCGGCCCGCGACCGGCCGGTTATCTGAACTTGATCATGACCTGCTGGGCTTTTTTGCATAGCCTTTTTGCTTTGCTCGCCGTTTGGGGTCGTCCGCCGCAATCTATAGCATTTAATTGGCTAAATGCCGCAGATTTAAGCATATCTTTAGATGTGCAGATTTCGGCCGTTAATATCGGGGCTTTACTGCTAATTACCGGCTTAAACCTCGCCGCCCAGGTATATGCGATCGCCTATCTAGAAATGGATTGGGGTTGGGCAAGGTTTTATTCTCTCGTCGCCCTCTTTGAAGGGGGTATGTGCGCCCTAGTTATCTGTAATTCGCTATTTTTCAGCTATTGTGTGCTAGAAGTTCTCACCCTCGGCACTTATCTACTGATTGGTTTCTGGTTCAATCAATCTCTGGTGGTAACGGGGGCGCGGGATGCTTTCCTAACCAAACGGATTGGCGATTTAATCCTCTTGATGGGAGTGGTGGCCCTTTTACCCCTGGCGGGAACCTGGAACTTTGACCAATTGGCAGAATGGGCGGCTACAGCCGATTTAAACCCCAATGTGGCTAATTTACTCTGTTTAGCCCTGATTGCAGGTCCAATGGGCAAATGCGCTCAATTTCCCCTGCATTTATGGCTAGATGAGGCCATGGAAGGACCGATGCCAGCGACAATTCTGCGGAATACCGTCGTCGTTTCCACTGGCGCTTGGTTATTGGTCAAATTAGAGCCAGTGCTACAATTATCGTCCTTAACCTTACAGGTGATGATCATTGTTGGCTCTGTCACCGCTATCGGTGCGGGGTTAATTGCGATCGCCCAGATCGATGTCAAGCGCTCCCTTTCCTATTCCGTCAGTGCCTACATGGGACTGATTTTTATCGCTGTGGCCACCGGACAAACGGAAACCGCTTTAGTGTTACTCTTTACTTATGCGATCGCTATGTCCCTGTTAGTCATGGTGGTGGGTAACATCGTTTGGAATAATATCAGCCAAGATTTAAGCCAATACGGCGGTTTATGGTCCCGTCGTCCCGTTTCCGGCATTTGTTATCTCGTCGGTGCCGCTAGTTTAGTCGCACTGCCTCCCTTTGGTGGTTTTTGGTCATTAGCCCGCATGGGCGATCGCCTCGCAGAAGTCAGTGGTTTACTGTTATTAGTGCTATTGTTGGTCAATGCTTTAACTGCTTTTAGTGTCACTAGAGAATTTTGCGTTTTCTTTGGCGGTAAAATCAAACCGATGACCCTGCGCTCTCCGGAAGCTCTTTGGCCCTTAGTTATCCCCATGACTGTGACCATGGGTTTCGCCCTTCATCTGCCGATTTTATTAGCGCAATGGCATTTATTACCAAGTAACTTAAATCTGGGAGTGGCTTTTCTCTTGGTACTTTCCACTGCTGGGGGCGTAATTCCGGCAGCCTATATTTATCTGAATGAAAATATCTCCAAACCGATCGTTTTTCAACCGAAAGCCCTTCAAGATTTCTTTGCCAACGACCTTTATACAGCCCAATTGTATAAAGTCACCATCGTTTTTGTCGTCGGATTAATTTCGCAAATTATTAACTGGATCGATACCTTTCTGGTGGATGGGATCGTTAATCTGGTGGGATTAGCCACGGTTTTTGGTGGTCAGAGTTTGAAATATAACGTCTCAGGACAGACCCAATTTTACTTTCTGTCGATTATTTTGGGGGTGGCTTTGATTGGTATTATCATCTGCTGGCCCCTACTAGCACAAATTTCTCTAGTTTTCAGTTAA